A region of Lycium barbarum isolate Lr01 chromosome 1, ASM1917538v2, whole genome shotgun sequence DNA encodes the following proteins:
- the LOC132644829 gene encoding protein STRUBBELIG-RECEPTOR FAMILY 5 isoform X1: protein MMIRAFIEILIDMFILRAKLLLPCTFLCWIVLTSSFTVNVVLSKTDSRQVSALNDMYQYLKPQSKLDGWKSGGGNPCDDSWQGIKCSGSDVTEIDLSGLGLTGSLGFQLDKLDKVTYFDVSKNNLKDNIPYQLPPHTQHLRDLSGNQFGGTVPYSISQMTELKSLNLNHNKLSGSLSDMFGQLTKLTEMDLSYNSISGSLPHSLKSLSSLSKLHIQNNQFTGPINVLADLRLDDLNVANNQFNGWIPDELKDIKNLETGGNSWSSGPAPPPPPGQKPKPHSRKSEKESRKSGLGIAAIAGIVLGVLLLLGVIIALFSRKRSSSTSSHFVEEDKFSQHQRFTPLSSQELSSGVRANRHDDFRDSSSATEKHLQTSSSMGLKRLASERHKSFNQKKMTNAPPSDHLKSFNDKEANPLNVKRSSSVNLAQYPLADLQNATGNFASSRLLGEGSIGRVYKAKYPDGRVLAVKKIDSSFFQDGPRTEFTEIVYKMSKLRHPNIAEVLGYCSEQGQNMLIFEHFINGSLHEFLHVSDDFSKPLTWNTRVRIALGVARALEYLHEVCSPSCLHRNIRTSNIVLDAELNPRLCECGLAMFHERSSKNLDAGYTAPECTKPSDYTLKSDVYSFGVVMLELLTGRKPFDSSKPRSEQYLVQWASPQLHDLDALEQIADPALRGLYPPKSLSKFANVTALCVQSEPEFRPHMSEVVQGLVRLVQRPNLSQREDLSASRRTDDGDDY from the exons ATGATGATAAGGGCCTTTATTGAGATCCTAATAGATATGTTTATTTTAAGAGCAAAGTTACTGCTTCCATGCACTTTCCTTTGTTGGATCGTCCTTACAAGCTCCTTCACCGTTAATGTGGTGCTTTCAAAAACAGACTCCCGTCAAG TTTCAGCCCTTAACGACATGTACCAGTATTTGAAGCCCCAATCCAAACTTGATGGATGGAAATCAGGTGGAGGAAACCCTTGTGATGATTCTTGGCAGGGTATCAAGTGCTCCGGTTCAGATGTTACTGAAAT TGATCTATCTGGCTTGGGGCTTACTGGATCGCTAGGCTTCCAGCTTGATAAGTTGGACAAAGTCACCTACTT TGATGTGAGCAAAAACAACCTGAAGGACAACATACCATACCAACTTCCTCCTCACACACAACACCT CAGAGATCTTTCAGGAAATCAATTCGGAGGAACTGTGCCTTACTCAATTTCTCAGATGACCGAACTGAAATCTCT GAATCTTAATCATAATAAGTTAAGCGGATCACTGAGTGATATGTTTGGACAACTTACAAAACTCACTGAGAT GGATCTCTCCTACAATTCAATATCAGGCAGTTTGCCTCACAGTCTTAAATCCCTCTCAAGCCTCAGCAAATT GCACATACAGAACAATCAGTTTACTGGACCAATAAATGTTCTTGCCGATCTTCGGCTTGATGATTT GAATGTAGCAAACAACCAATTTAATGGCTGGATTCCTGATGAGCTGAAAGACATCAAAAATTTAGA GACTGGAGGGAATAGTTGGTCTTCTGGACCAGCTCCTCCTCCGCCCCCAGGGCAGAAACCTAAACCACACAGCAGGAAGTCAGAAAAGGAATCTCGGAAGTCTGGCCTGGGTATAGCAGCCATTGCTGGGATAGTACTGGGTGTTTTGTTGCTACTTGGTGTTATAATTGctctattttcaagaaaaagatCTTCATCAACTTCCTCCCATTTTGTTGAAGAAGATAAGTTTAGCCAGCATCAACGTTTTACTCCCCTTTCATCTCAGGAGTTATCTAGTGGCGTACGTGCCAACAGACATGACGACTTCCGAG ATTCATCATCCGCTACAGAAAAGCATTTGCAAACCTCTTCCTCAATGGGTCTTAAGCGTCTTGCTTCAGAGCGTCACAAGTCATTTAATCAGAAGAAGATGACAAATGCTCCACCTTCAGATCATCTCAAGTCGTTCAACGATAAAGAGGCAAATCCTTTGAATGTTAAAAGAAGCAGTTCAGTTAACTTAGCTCAGTATCCATTAGCTGATTTGCAGAATGCAACTGGTAACTTTGCAAGTTCTCGCCTTCTTGGTGAAGGATCAATTGGTCGGGTATACAAGGCAAAATATCCAGATGGCAGG GTTCTGGCGGTAAAGAAAATAGACTCCTCTTTTTTCCAAGATGGGCCGCGCACAGAATTCACAGAAATTGTTTACAAAATGTCCAAGCTTCGCCACCCAAATATAGCTGAAGTTCTTGGTTATTGTTCAGAACAGGGACAAAATATGTTAATCTTTGAGCATTTTATAAATGGTTCACTCCATGAATTCCTTCATGTGTCAGATGACTTCAGCAAACCGCTTACATGGAATACAAGAGTCAGAATCGCTCTAGGCGTCGCTCGTGCTCTTGA GTACCTGCATGAGGTTTGTTCTCCATCCTGTCTCCACAGGAATATAAGAACTTCAAATATTGTGCTAGATGCTGAACTGAATCCTCGTCTCTGTGAGTGTGGCTTGGCAATGTTTCATGAG CGTTCAAGCAAGAACTTGGATGCTGGATACACTGCACCAGAATGCACAAAACCTTCTGATTATACTTTGAAGAGTGATGTTTATAGCTTCGGAGTTGTTATGTTGGAATTATTGACGGGGCGAAAGCCTTTTGACAG TTCAAAGCCAAGATCAGAACAGTATCTGGTCCAATGGGCATCGCCGCAACTACATGATCTTGATGCCTTGGAGCAAATCGCTGATCCTGCCCTGCGTGGACTTTATCCTCCTAAATCTCTCTCTAAATTTGCCAATGTGACTGCTCTGTGCGTGCAG TCGGAGCCAGAATTTCGACCACACATGTCTGAGGTGGTGCAAGGACTAGTCCGGTTAGTTCAAAGACCAAATTTGAGCCAGAGAGAAGATCTAAGTGCATCTCGGCGGACAGATGACGGTGATGATTACTGA
- the LOC132617613 gene encoding F-box protein At3g08750-like, whose product MADQNNSNYNEEEEYSIMTCNLPKDAVVQILLRLPVKTLLRFRSVCKSWYNFLKSSNFIKLHLTHQISRPASTFIAYKRENHSRLWPDLFLLHLHPIACDIEQYNFTINHQLPLPFGTDDLKDYANFEFCYNGLICLLKDIYTSPVVILWNPATRRNKCVNIPSECSRFTYLKLGYHQQSNDYKILKVPFETRSNDESSKMAWVYTLSLGSWKTIPFTLLDLTVAWGPQISLNGFVYWLANSGAVECVICFDLIKDEFKLVDVPDDRGFDRELVRRRHMVLRGSLAMMVSVEDGSRDTEIWVLVNKISGLKPYSWTKKFIIEPFSKDTIPLGIWNADKLLVVVLQARALKQIYSYDLFTKKKNYFHVPKEQDLGSFMSVRGRYFESLELEDGYG is encoded by the coding sequence ATGGCAGATCAAAATAATAGCAACTACAATGAAGAAGAAGAGTACTCAATCATGACTTGCAATTTGCCCAAAGACGCAGTAGTTCAGATACTCTTACGTCTTCCCGTAAAGACACTGCTCCGATTCAGGTCTGTCTGCAAATCATGGTACAATTTCCTCAAAAGCTCTAATTTCATTAAATTACACCTGACTCATCAAATCTCTCGTCCTGCTTCAACCTTTATTGCTTACAAAAGGGAGAATCATAGCCGTTTATGGCCTGATCTCTTTTTGCTCCATCTTCATCCCATTGCATGCGACATTGAGCAATATAATTTCACTATTAACCACCAATTGCCTTTACCTTTTGGTACTGATGACCTTAAGGATTACGCGAATTTCGAGTTTTGTTACAATGGCTTAATCTGTTTGCTGAAGGATATTTATACCTCACCCGTAGTCATTCTTTGGAATCCTGCAACtcggagaaataaatgcgttaATATACCTTCTGAGTGCTCCAGATTTACTTATTTAAAACTAGGTTATCATCAACAAAGTAATGACTATAAGATTTTGAAAGTCCCGTTTGAGACTCGGAGTAACGATGAATCATCGAAAATGGCTTGGGTTTATACCCTGAGTTTAGGTTCATGGAAAACAATACCGTTCACTCTGCTTGACCTAACTGTTGCTTGGGGACCTCAGATTTCTCTGAATGGTTTTGTGTATTGGCTGGCTAATTCAGGCGCGGTGGAATGTGTTATCTGTTTTGATTTGATTAAGGATGAATTTAAACTTGTGGATGTACCTGATGATCGTGGATTTGATCGCGAACTTGTTCGTAGAAGGCATATGGTTCTGAGGGGATCCCTTGCCATGATGGTTTCTGTTGAGGATGGTTCTAGGGATACTGAGATATGGGTGCTGGTGAATAAAATTAGTGGCCTAAAACCATATTCTTGGACTAAGAAGTTCATTATAGAACCTTTCTCCAAAGACACAATCCCGTTGGGGATCTGGAATGCTGATAAGCTTCTCGTCGTAGTTTTACAAGCTCGTGCTCTCAAGCAAATCTACTCTTATGATCTGTTTACGAAAAAGAAAAACTATTTTCATGTGCCAAAGGAACAAGATTTAGGATCGTTTATGTCAGTGCGTGGGCGTTATTTTGAGAGCTTGGAACTTGAAGATGGATATGGCTAG
- the LOC132644829 gene encoding protein STRUBBELIG-RECEPTOR FAMILY 5 isoform X2 → MMIRAFIEILIDMFILRAKLLLPCTFLCWIVLTSSFTVNVVLSKTDSRQVSALNDMYQYLKPQSKLDGWKSGGGNPCDDSWQGIKCSGSDVTEIDLSGLGLTGSLGFQLDKLDKVTYFDVSKNNLKDNIPYQLPPHTQHLDLSGNQFGGTVPYSISQMTELKSLNLNHNKLSGSLSDMFGQLTKLTEMDLSYNSISGSLPHSLKSLSSLSKLHIQNNQFTGPINVLADLRLDDLNVANNQFNGWIPDELKDIKNLETGGNSWSSGPAPPPPPGQKPKPHSRKSEKESRKSGLGIAAIAGIVLGVLLLLGVIIALFSRKRSSSTSSHFVEEDKFSQHQRFTPLSSQELSSGVRANRHDDFRDSSSATEKHLQTSSSMGLKRLASERHKSFNQKKMTNAPPSDHLKSFNDKEANPLNVKRSSSVNLAQYPLADLQNATGNFASSRLLGEGSIGRVYKAKYPDGRVLAVKKIDSSFFQDGPRTEFTEIVYKMSKLRHPNIAEVLGYCSEQGQNMLIFEHFINGSLHEFLHVSDDFSKPLTWNTRVRIALGVARALEYLHEVCSPSCLHRNIRTSNIVLDAELNPRLCECGLAMFHERSSKNLDAGYTAPECTKPSDYTLKSDVYSFGVVMLELLTGRKPFDSSKPRSEQYLVQWASPQLHDLDALEQIADPALRGLYPPKSLSKFANVTALCVQSEPEFRPHMSEVVQGLVRLVQRPNLSQREDLSASRRTDDGDDY, encoded by the exons ATGATGATAAGGGCCTTTATTGAGATCCTAATAGATATGTTTATTTTAAGAGCAAAGTTACTGCTTCCATGCACTTTCCTTTGTTGGATCGTCCTTACAAGCTCCTTCACCGTTAATGTGGTGCTTTCAAAAACAGACTCCCGTCAAG TTTCAGCCCTTAACGACATGTACCAGTATTTGAAGCCCCAATCCAAACTTGATGGATGGAAATCAGGTGGAGGAAACCCTTGTGATGATTCTTGGCAGGGTATCAAGTGCTCCGGTTCAGATGTTACTGAAAT TGATCTATCTGGCTTGGGGCTTACTGGATCGCTAGGCTTCCAGCTTGATAAGTTGGACAAAGTCACCTACTT TGATGTGAGCAAAAACAACCTGAAGGACAACATACCATACCAACTTCCTCCTCACACACAACACCT AGATCTTTCAGGAAATCAATTCGGAGGAACTGTGCCTTACTCAATTTCTCAGATGACCGAACTGAAATCTCT GAATCTTAATCATAATAAGTTAAGCGGATCACTGAGTGATATGTTTGGACAACTTACAAAACTCACTGAGAT GGATCTCTCCTACAATTCAATATCAGGCAGTTTGCCTCACAGTCTTAAATCCCTCTCAAGCCTCAGCAAATT GCACATACAGAACAATCAGTTTACTGGACCAATAAATGTTCTTGCCGATCTTCGGCTTGATGATTT GAATGTAGCAAACAACCAATTTAATGGCTGGATTCCTGATGAGCTGAAAGACATCAAAAATTTAGA GACTGGAGGGAATAGTTGGTCTTCTGGACCAGCTCCTCCTCCGCCCCCAGGGCAGAAACCTAAACCACACAGCAGGAAGTCAGAAAAGGAATCTCGGAAGTCTGGCCTGGGTATAGCAGCCATTGCTGGGATAGTACTGGGTGTTTTGTTGCTACTTGGTGTTATAATTGctctattttcaagaaaaagatCTTCATCAACTTCCTCCCATTTTGTTGAAGAAGATAAGTTTAGCCAGCATCAACGTTTTACTCCCCTTTCATCTCAGGAGTTATCTAGTGGCGTACGTGCCAACAGACATGACGACTTCCGAG ATTCATCATCCGCTACAGAAAAGCATTTGCAAACCTCTTCCTCAATGGGTCTTAAGCGTCTTGCTTCAGAGCGTCACAAGTCATTTAATCAGAAGAAGATGACAAATGCTCCACCTTCAGATCATCTCAAGTCGTTCAACGATAAAGAGGCAAATCCTTTGAATGTTAAAAGAAGCAGTTCAGTTAACTTAGCTCAGTATCCATTAGCTGATTTGCAGAATGCAACTGGTAACTTTGCAAGTTCTCGCCTTCTTGGTGAAGGATCAATTGGTCGGGTATACAAGGCAAAATATCCAGATGGCAGG GTTCTGGCGGTAAAGAAAATAGACTCCTCTTTTTTCCAAGATGGGCCGCGCACAGAATTCACAGAAATTGTTTACAAAATGTCCAAGCTTCGCCACCCAAATATAGCTGAAGTTCTTGGTTATTGTTCAGAACAGGGACAAAATATGTTAATCTTTGAGCATTTTATAAATGGTTCACTCCATGAATTCCTTCATGTGTCAGATGACTTCAGCAAACCGCTTACATGGAATACAAGAGTCAGAATCGCTCTAGGCGTCGCTCGTGCTCTTGA GTACCTGCATGAGGTTTGTTCTCCATCCTGTCTCCACAGGAATATAAGAACTTCAAATATTGTGCTAGATGCTGAACTGAATCCTCGTCTCTGTGAGTGTGGCTTGGCAATGTTTCATGAG CGTTCAAGCAAGAACTTGGATGCTGGATACACTGCACCAGAATGCACAAAACCTTCTGATTATACTTTGAAGAGTGATGTTTATAGCTTCGGAGTTGTTATGTTGGAATTATTGACGGGGCGAAAGCCTTTTGACAG TTCAAAGCCAAGATCAGAACAGTATCTGGTCCAATGGGCATCGCCGCAACTACATGATCTTGATGCCTTGGAGCAAATCGCTGATCCTGCCCTGCGTGGACTTTATCCTCCTAAATCTCTCTCTAAATTTGCCAATGTGACTGCTCTGTGCGTGCAG TCGGAGCCAGAATTTCGACCACACATGTCTGAGGTGGTGCAAGGACTAGTCCGGTTAGTTCAAAGACCAAATTTGAGCCAGAGAGAAGATCTAAGTGCATCTCGGCGGACAGATGACGGTGATGATTACTGA
- the LOC132644850 gene encoding chlorophyll a-b binding protein CP26, chloroplastic — translation MAAATSLYVSEMLGSPVKFSGVARPAAPSPSSSATFKTVALFDKFKKKAPPPPPSRAKAAAVSPADDELAKWYGPDRRIFLPEGLLDRSEIPEYLNGEVPGDYGYDPFGLSKKPEDFAKYQAYELIHARWAMLGAAGFIIPEAFNKFGANCGPEAVWFKTGALLLDGNTLNYFGKNIPINLILAVVAEVVLVGGAEYYRIINGLDLEDKLHPGGPFDPLGLAKDPDQAAILKVKEIKNGRLAMFSMLGFFIQAYVTGQGPVENLAAHLSDPFGNNLLTVIGGASERVPTL, via the exons ATGGCTGCAGCTACCTCTCTCTACGTGTCGGAGATGCTCGGAAGTCCGGTCAAGTTCAGCGGTGTAGCAAGGCCAGCTGCTCCTTCTCCATCATCCTCTGCTACCTTCAAAACTGTCGCCCTTTTCGATAAATTTAAAAAGAAAGCTCCTCCCCCTCCTCCTTCCAGAGCTAAGGCCGCTGCTGTCTCCCCTGCTGACGACGAGCTCGCCAAGTGGTATG GACCTGACAGAAGAATTTTTCTGCCCGAGGGTCTCTTGGACAGATCAGAAATCCCAGAGTACTTGAACGGAGAAGTTCCCGGAGA CTATGGTTATGATCCCTTTGGTCTCAGCAAGAAGCCAGAAGACTTTGCCAA ATATCAGGCATATGAGCTGATCCACGCCAGGTGGGCTATGCTCGGTGCTGCTGGGTTCATTATCCCTGAAGCCTTCAACAAATTTGGTGCCAACTGTGGTCCTGAAGCTGTTTGGTTCAAG ACTGGAGCTCTACTTCTAGATGGAAACACGTTGAATTACTTTGGAAAGAACATTCCCATCAATCTTATCCTTGCTGTCGTCGCGGAGGTTGTTCTCGTTGGTGGTGCTGAGTACTACAGAATTATTAATGGCTTG GATTTGGAGGACAAGCTACACCCAGGTGGTCCATTTGATCCTCTAGGCCTAGCAAAGGACCCAGACCAGGCAGCAATATTGAAGGTAAAAGAAATCAAGAATGGAAGACTAGCCATGTTTTCTATGCTTGGTTTCTTCATTCAAGCCTATGTGACAGGACAGGGTCCTGTTGAGAATCTGGCTGCCCACTTGAGTGACCCCTTTGGCAACAACTTGCTCACCGTCATTGGTGGTGCTAGTGAAAGAGTCCCCACCCTGTAA
- the LOC132644829 gene encoding protein STRUBBELIG-RECEPTOR FAMILY 5 isoform X3, translating to MTELKSLNLNHNKLSGSLSDMFGQLTKLTEMDLSYNSISGSLPHSLKSLSSLSKLHIQNNQFTGPINVLADLRLDDLNVANNQFNGWIPDELKDIKNLETGGNSWSSGPAPPPPPGQKPKPHSRKSEKESRKSGLGIAAIAGIVLGVLLLLGVIIALFSRKRSSSTSSHFVEEDKFSQHQRFTPLSSQELSSGVRANRHDDFRDSSSATEKHLQTSSSMGLKRLASERHKSFNQKKMTNAPPSDHLKSFNDKEANPLNVKRSSSVNLAQYPLADLQNATGNFASSRLLGEGSIGRVYKAKYPDGRVLAVKKIDSSFFQDGPRTEFTEIVYKMSKLRHPNIAEVLGYCSEQGQNMLIFEHFINGSLHEFLHVSDDFSKPLTWNTRVRIALGVARALEYLHEVCSPSCLHRNIRTSNIVLDAELNPRLCECGLAMFHERSSKNLDAGYTAPECTKPSDYTLKSDVYSFGVVMLELLTGRKPFDSSKPRSEQYLVQWASPQLHDLDALEQIADPALRGLYPPKSLSKFANVTALCVQSEPEFRPHMSEVVQGLVRLVQRPNLSQREDLSASRRTDDGDDY from the exons ATGACCGAACTGAAATCTCT GAATCTTAATCATAATAAGTTAAGCGGATCACTGAGTGATATGTTTGGACAACTTACAAAACTCACTGAGAT GGATCTCTCCTACAATTCAATATCAGGCAGTTTGCCTCACAGTCTTAAATCCCTCTCAAGCCTCAGCAAATT GCACATACAGAACAATCAGTTTACTGGACCAATAAATGTTCTTGCCGATCTTCGGCTTGATGATTT GAATGTAGCAAACAACCAATTTAATGGCTGGATTCCTGATGAGCTGAAAGACATCAAAAATTTAGA GACTGGAGGGAATAGTTGGTCTTCTGGACCAGCTCCTCCTCCGCCCCCAGGGCAGAAACCTAAACCACACAGCAGGAAGTCAGAAAAGGAATCTCGGAAGTCTGGCCTGGGTATAGCAGCCATTGCTGGGATAGTACTGGGTGTTTTGTTGCTACTTGGTGTTATAATTGctctattttcaagaaaaagatCTTCATCAACTTCCTCCCATTTTGTTGAAGAAGATAAGTTTAGCCAGCATCAACGTTTTACTCCCCTTTCATCTCAGGAGTTATCTAGTGGCGTACGTGCCAACAGACATGACGACTTCCGAG ATTCATCATCCGCTACAGAAAAGCATTTGCAAACCTCTTCCTCAATGGGTCTTAAGCGTCTTGCTTCAGAGCGTCACAAGTCATTTAATCAGAAGAAGATGACAAATGCTCCACCTTCAGATCATCTCAAGTCGTTCAACGATAAAGAGGCAAATCCTTTGAATGTTAAAAGAAGCAGTTCAGTTAACTTAGCTCAGTATCCATTAGCTGATTTGCAGAATGCAACTGGTAACTTTGCAAGTTCTCGCCTTCTTGGTGAAGGATCAATTGGTCGGGTATACAAGGCAAAATATCCAGATGGCAGG GTTCTGGCGGTAAAGAAAATAGACTCCTCTTTTTTCCAAGATGGGCCGCGCACAGAATTCACAGAAATTGTTTACAAAATGTCCAAGCTTCGCCACCCAAATATAGCTGAAGTTCTTGGTTATTGTTCAGAACAGGGACAAAATATGTTAATCTTTGAGCATTTTATAAATGGTTCACTCCATGAATTCCTTCATGTGTCAGATGACTTCAGCAAACCGCTTACATGGAATACAAGAGTCAGAATCGCTCTAGGCGTCGCTCGTGCTCTTGA GTACCTGCATGAGGTTTGTTCTCCATCCTGTCTCCACAGGAATATAAGAACTTCAAATATTGTGCTAGATGCTGAACTGAATCCTCGTCTCTGTGAGTGTGGCTTGGCAATGTTTCATGAG CGTTCAAGCAAGAACTTGGATGCTGGATACACTGCACCAGAATGCACAAAACCTTCTGATTATACTTTGAAGAGTGATGTTTATAGCTTCGGAGTTGTTATGTTGGAATTATTGACGGGGCGAAAGCCTTTTGACAG TTCAAAGCCAAGATCAGAACAGTATCTGGTCCAATGGGCATCGCCGCAACTACATGATCTTGATGCCTTGGAGCAAATCGCTGATCCTGCCCTGCGTGGACTTTATCCTCCTAAATCTCTCTCTAAATTTGCCAATGTGACTGCTCTGTGCGTGCAG TCGGAGCCAGAATTTCGACCACACATGTCTGAGGTGGTGCAAGGACTAGTCCGGTTAGTTCAAAGACCAAATTTGAGCCAGAGAGAAGATCTAAGTGCATCTCGGCGGACAGATGACGGTGATGATTACTGA